Sequence from the Lolium rigidum isolate FL_2022 unplaced genomic scaffold, APGP_CSIRO_Lrig_0.1 contig_18504_1, whole genome shotgun sequence genome:
ATGATCCATATCAGTTTCTCTCGAGCCTTAGCTTATCTGTAGTTATTAACTAGATTAAGACAGAAGAAAATCATACAAGTTATTTGCTCTGCAAAAGATCCTACtttagcaaagcattaacactgacAGCATACCACAACTTTGACCAAAAGGTTGCctgaactttttttttgttttcaaataAGTGATAGTATTCGTTCTCAGTTGGCTTCAATCTAGCAATGCATACCAGGTATTTAACTGGGATTAACAGAACTTGCTATTTGTATAAATCAATTAGTCTGTCTTTttactccaaaaaaaaaaaaaattagtctgTCTTTATGGGATTATCCGAAAATTTACTTCAATTAGTCTTGATCCTTCACTTCTTATAACTGACATGAAATACTTACTGTTAATCGTCTTAGATACGTGGAGAAAGGATGTACAGCCTAGTGATATAAAAGATGCAATAAATGAGGCTGCACCAGATAAAATTAAATCATTGGTTGTGTCAGAGGTATTTTCCTTCCTCTTACAGAATATATCATTGCAATTAATATCTAAGCTGGTGATTTCATTCGATATTCACTAGATTTGTTTACCATTTGTTTTCTAGTATGATAGGATGTTTTGGTTTTGTGGCTGAATGTTCTGAGAATACCAAGACTTCCGCCATATGTTATGTACTATGCTGAATATCAACTGATGACATAATTTACAGGTCTCGCGTGAATTTCATCCTAATTTTTCAGCCAAATGGAGGAGATACCTGTATATATTTCCTCTTGATGAAGATGCCAAATCAATATTAGGGGACGATCAATCCTCTACAGTATCTGAAAATCCTGAATACAATGTAGCTCCTCGGAGCTTTGATGTGGCCAAAGTTGACAAAATCATTAGACAACTGGAAGGAAAAATGCTATCTTACAAAATATTTGCACGTGATACACAAGCTTCAAGGAGTGCGTAAGTTTGTATATGGTAGCATGCTTTGTATTTTGAAGTACAGAAATGATTCCTCATCTAGATTGGCAATAGTTTCATCAGTCTATTCAGACATGTCTGTTCACCAGATACCTTAACGGTGTGCCACACTCTTCATCAATGCTTGTTTCTCGAGGGAACATTATGTTTCTCTTATTTTACATGTGCTTTCGAGTTCAATAAATTCATCAGTTACTTCACTTCGAGCCCTGTTATTTTTGCAGTGGCCCAGCTACGGAGTGCTTTATGTTTCACTCCCGAGCTGCAGTGACGAAACTGTGTTCTTCTGATGAGGTGATTCCAGTATTTCTTATTTTGTCTCTAGTTAATGCTAAAATTTCATCTATCCTATGGAAACAAAGTGTGTACCTTCGCTTGTTGGGATTTACTTTGCTCTGAATATTTTCCTTATCACTGCATATGCACATACATCACTTCAGTTGAAAATTTATGTTCAGTTTGTGTTTCCCATTTTTGCAGAATTGCAAAGAAGGCACGACGGTCATGTGCGTTGAGCTAGTTGCGAACAGGTTTCTACGCAAGGTAATACAAAACTCTGTTATTTGTCCTACTATTTATTCCCTATTATACATTGAGTTCTAGTTATCACTAAATTAGTTCACAACAAACAGATGGTTAGAGTTCTTGTCGCGACCGTCATCAGAGAGGCTGCTGCTGGAGCTGACGAAGATGCGTTGCTGAACCTGATGGAAGCTACTTGCAGGCGAGCAACGGCTCCCCCAGCACCAGCGGAAGGGCCTCTGCCTTGTAGATGTTGGCTATGAAGATTTCAACGAGCAGAGGTGCTTCATTGTTGACTAAATGAAGAAGTAATCTTCCACCTAGCGCAAGCACAAGATACCTGATTCTTCAACAAGCAAAATTTAAATCATTCGGGTCCTGATTGTGGATCATATTCCTATATACCTTACATATTCATGCTTAGTCTGACCTGCTTCACATTTCTTGTTAATTCATCCACCCAGAAAGATGGCCCCATTTTTAGAACTTAGTTATTGAAATCTGTTTTCTGTCAGAATCATAGTGATCAGGAGGTAATTAGTCTTCTtaaccactattgcataaaaaataaTCTAAAACATGTCACAAAACTTCAGATAGTCCAACAAAAAGGACGAAGAGTACATTTTTTTAGCGAAAACTCTTTGTAATGAAGAAAATCCACTTTCTGTCCTTGAACTCTTGAGAGAGTTCACTTTTCATCCTAAAATCTCTACTATTTGTTTCACAACAAACCCTAAACTCTTGAAAATTTAACAAGAGAAAGATCACTGAGCCCCAAACAAAATTGTTCGCTCTCTTGCCGGCCTGGCTCTGCCACTATCCACAAGTTCAGGAAAAACCACAAAGTACATATCTCAGATAGGAATTACCCACTAGGCCACCGCCGCCAGCAATACCATGCAGTAAATATCAGCTTGTGCTTGTCTTGCTCTATTTGGTTCATTAAAGCTACGAGCCTACGATCCGACGCATCTCTTTCATCCTGAATCTTAAATTGTTCCCTTGTAGATTCTGCTGTCTGTTTTTTATGAACTATGCAACCTCTAACCTATCATCCGCCACAGTTCTAGTTGAAAAGGAGAAACAATGTAGTATTCCCTCCGTCCAAAATAAGTGTCATCTAAAGTGTGTCTAAACAAATCCGTATTTAGACAAAACTAAGACATATATTtttggatggaggtagtacatacTATACCAGCTTGGAGACAATAAGAGCTGCCCTGCTAGCATAAGTGTCCACCAAGCCGAGACAGGAACAATGCTGGCCAATCTATCTCCATAGGCACGGCAGTCAAATGCAAGCCAACTTGGAAAAACTTAGTTACATCCTCCACAACTCCTGTTTCCTTGTCGAACTTGTGTAGGCGCCCTGCAGGCACGTCTAAGATGAGCACTGTGCCGCTCTTCTCTCCTAGCCACATACGCACTGAAAGCCAGTTATCTCCTAGCACTTTGAGGTCGAACGCCccaacacggagccagaaggtctCACTCTCTCTAGTGTCGTCTCCCCGCCTCGTCCAGATATCTAGCTGTGGGACGCCAGCTTCTTCAGAAACCTGGTACAGCGTGAGTGCCCCGTCAGCGGCAACGCTCAGCATAGGCCAACCATAACCTGTTGTGCTGAGTTGATGCACCGACGACACCGGGATGGAGACCTCCGTCGAAGAGACGTGTCCGGTCTCGATGTCGACGTTGAAAGTGTGATACTTTGATGGCGTCCTATCGCTTGACAAGTAGGCGGCGAGCCAATGCGTGGTGCCGCGGCGTACGATGCCAGCGCGGTTCCACATCGGCATCATGAATCCGCCCTTGCCGTGTACCCAGGTCTCGCTGAAACACCTCCTAGGCGCGCTCCATCTTGGCCTGGCTGATGAGAACGTGTAGAGGTCGCACTCGTGGCGGTCGTTCCAGCACGTGTAATCGACAATGGTTTGCACGGTGAAGAATGTTGAGTAACCCCGAGCTGGTCTACGCGGGTGTGGCCCGCCGTCCGGGGAGCAATAGTCCGAGCCAGTGAGAATGGCACAGCTGATGCACCAGACTGGGCAGTTGAGCGGGGGGAGCACGTCGCATGTCCCTGCGAGCGGATCGCACACGGCCAAGTGGACCGAGTCCGAGTTGGCAGTGGAACCACGGTCGAGGCGCACCAGGAGGAGGCCACCGCGCGCGGCGAGCGGCTTCGTGCCATCCAGTTGGAAAGCGGGCACGTCTGTAACGAATGAGGAGAGGAAACGACGCCGAGCGCCCAGCGGCTGTCCCGGCTGCTGTGCTGGGACAAAGAAGGGCGGCTGCCGGGCCTCGGTGTCCATGTCATCATACAGGCCGCCGGCGAACAGTTCGGCGTTGTCTTCTTGGGTGCGTCGCTGCTGGACGAAGAACCCGAGGAGAGAGGACGGGTGGCAGGCGTTGTCcggccagcggcggcggaggaaggtCGGATCGGCTACCAGCGCGCACCACCGCTTGCACGTTGCGGCGCACCGGAGCAGGTCGGCGACGTCCGTGGACACCCGGAAGAGGATCTCGAGGaggacgtcgtcgtcgtggatCGCGGTGGCCGCCGtcctcttcatcttgttcttACCTAGTGCGATCGATGGATCGATTGGGGTTTGGTTGGGCGATCCGATCGAGCGAGTTAGGTTTCCACGTAGTATTTTTCACCTCCTTATTAGTAATGCCGTTTTAGTTAGCCAGGGTTCCATACGTAATACAAGACCAGGCCTACGGGGCAATTAGGGCGTGGGGCTGCCTCCAGCTGGATCCGCATTTTACACTGTGGTTTCGTGCCGTGCCGTGGGCGAGCCGCGAGCCGCGAGCGTGAGGCGGTGACCGATCGAATCACGCACATGGTTGAGCCCGCCAGCCTGGCGTCACGCGCGCACGCACGAACCACCTACACGCCCTCGCTGCCTCCAGGCGCGCCGCGCGCGTGACCGATCGAATCGCGACTTCGATCGTAATCAATTCGCGCAGCTTCTCTCCCGTGTGCTTTGCCTTCTCTCTAGCGCTCGTAATCAACTCGCCACAACTGCTTTTCGCTCTGTATCTCGTCTCACCTAATGGTATGGCCATTAACGGCGTAATCCATGTAAAAGCTGCTAGTACGTATAGCTTAAGCCTTACCTTAAACCATGCATGAATGTTCACCATCGGGCGTTCGTGTGCCCCTTGCCCATCTTGGTGTCTTCTATATGCATCCACGCCGTCGCCAACGCGCTCCTCCAAGCCCCCCGCCCGCATCGCGGCAGACCACCCCGGCCGGCTCACTTCCCTTCTGCATGATTTCTACAGTTGGCCGGTTTCagagaaacaaaagccaaaccatcAGGACGAGAAACAACGACACCAGACCAGAAACAAATCATGCATACCATGGATCGACTCATCTCATGGATTGACAAAAAGCAAAAGAAACTCACGGATAAAGAAGGGAGTGCCTGCAGGTGGGTTCTCCTCCGCGCAGTCGGCCGGCATGACGGATGCCGATCGGATCGACAAAGCGCAGGACGCGGCGAGATGGAGCCGGCGGCGGCAGAGTAaggcctctctcctctcctctcctcgacgagtaaaGAAAAGCCAAACCATCAGGACGAGAAACAACGACACCACCAGAAACAAATCACGCATGCCATGGATCGACTCATCTCATGGAATGACAAAAGCAAAAGAAACTCACGGATAGAGAAGGGAGTGCCTGATGGTGGGTTCTCCTCCGCGCAGCCGGCCGGCATGACATACGACGATCGGATCGACAAAGCGCACGACGCGGCGAGATGGAGCCGGCGGTGGCAGAGTAAGGCCTCTCTCCTCGacgagtaaagagtcaaagtctaagtcatagtCACACGCGCTAACCGCACGCGGACTACGGCCACACCCTTCTACTTATAGAGGCAACAAGAGGAGGCTGTGCTGTTGGAGTTTCGAATTTTCAGGGAGGGAGGAGTGGAGCGGCGGGAAGGAGATGACGCTCTGGCCGAAATTTCGCTCCTCTGTTTTGATGCCTGTTGGAATGCCTAGATGGACTGTTGAGATTACCCTGTGCCTGAGAGATCCATGACGTGCATACGTAGATGGACCAATCAATTATTGATTATTTCTTTCTCACGAAATAACTTCTTTGTTCCTTTCCGTTGGTAATCACGCCCAGCATTCATGGGGACATGCAGTGCATTGATCCAATGTTAGCTTacctcaaaaataaaaaaacaatgtTAACGGAATCCCATCAGCCAAAGATAATTAATTCCTCTCCTGGGCCACGGCCACGAATTCTGCTTCCTATAATCATAGCTCTATTTGGAATGGTTGTGCGCGTGTTGCCAGCTTGTCGTAGAAGATCGACTATGTACAAGTAGTGATGCAGTACGTGGTACGTAAAGGAATAGGTCCTTTGAGGATTATTAACAAGTATTCGTCAAGGCTAGGAAATAATTCCAAATATTATACTTCCTCCGGATCTAAATATTTGTTGTGGGATCTATCAATATATACAAGTTTAGCCTATATTTTGACTAAGGTTGCGACAATTCTTTTGAGCCCAAGAGAGTAGGGTTTTTACTGATATAATCATGTCCTATTTAATTAGGTTGTTGATTGGCATGGGAGACTTGAGGGATTTTTCCCATAGGTAAAAGCTTGAATCGATCAAATATAGGAAGACCCGTTTCTTACTTGGGTAATCCTGCTTCGTATTCCAAAGAAACTGCCAAATAATGAAGGGATGTAGAAATGGATAGCAGGAGAAGCTGATGGTGGCATAATGGGATGAGAAGCACAAACATGCAACAAGGAGCACGGATTATTTCGTTTGCAGATACTATGTGGATTCCTGAAATTCTGTGATCTTGCAGTCTTGATTTCTCATCGCTTGCATGGGGAAAAGAAGGTATTTTTGAGTTTGGATGGCAAGTTGAGATGGAACAATATCTCATAGTGCTACAATCATTACTTGATCCGATGGATCCCGTAAGGCACACCATGATGGCCCAGCTCTAAACTGGTTTCAAATTTCCAGTCGTCTCCAGCTCCAGCTGAACATAGTGTGCCTGCACACACACCATGGATAACTAGGTGTTTATCTAGATTACTTTTCTACTCTCGTGTGCAAAACTGTGTAGCTAGTTAAGCACTAAATTTCAAAATTTTGCCATTACCTGTACTATCATTGTACATTCCGATCACAACATCAAATAATACAAGAATAACGTGCATCACTGTCAAACATCACGAAAGCAAGGCTAACAGCAATCACACAAATCGCCACACAGATGTATACAGCCCAGGTTCTCAAGTAACAAATGGCAACAAAAGCGTGCAGCATGCAGCTACACGTCACCAGCAAAACAGAAACAACTCACAGAGCTAGTTCCCCTTAGTGGTGGAGCCAGAGTTGGAGGAAGAGAGGTGCTAACTTATAGCACAAGTGCAACGAGCAAGCACGCCACATGAAAGAGTACCAGTGCTGCCCTATATGCTTTCCGTTTTACAGCAGAAATCTAATTCATATATTCCCTTTGATAGTTCAGCTGGACCGGTGCTACAACGCTGGTAGCACCGGCTGCAGCTCCACCCCTGGTTCCCCTGTCAAAGAACCGTGCAGACTCCACACACATGGAGCCATCTACCAAGAGCATAATAGCCCCATCAACAAGGTCAGTGAAGTTGAGAAAACCAGTCATCACATCTATAGGCCAGAACATCAGCCTTTCCTTGCTTATCGACGCTGCCGCGTGCCGTCTGCTGCTGGGTTCCTAGACCAGGGTCATGCCGACAACAATGAAATGCACACAAGATTAGGCATTTGACTTAAAACAAGGGATATATTTTGTATGCATATAATAAATAGGAAGCGTCAACAAATATGTTATTGCATCAACCACATGATGGATCACGAGTTCACACTTAAACAAAACAAGTAGCTGTATAGCAACAcattatcaacaaatataatactaatttcaagtttttttGACCTTTCTGGTCCCAAACATATAAACAACTGTCGTAATGCCATTATGCAGAGAATAGCACACCACCA
This genomic interval carries:
- the LOC124680517 gene encoding LOW QUALITY PROTEIN: tRNA pseudouridine synthase A (The sequence of the model RefSeq protein was modified relative to this genomic sequence to represent the inferred CDS: deleted 1 base in 1 codon); its protein translation is MLARFRPLMATAPTTKAAPAVAFSTAAERDGYAQYNHTDACQHLRWTARESYEYMYARPWSKVVDFYAMLVRTGAGAAGLAELFRKDEENRTCGTNGEEPLTSSGKQMAVKSSKGRGGRWERANFKIVLSYHGGSFDGWQKQPDLNTVQGLVEQRLGQFVDERKAKQLQDRSLPIEGCATVAGRTDKGVTALQQVCSFYTWRKDVQPSDIKDAINEAAPDKIKSLVVSEVSREFHPNFSAKWRRYLYIFPLDEDAKSILGDDQSSTVSENPEYNVAPRSFDVAKVDKIIRQLEGKMLSYKIFARDTQASRSAGPATECFMFHSRAAVTKLCSSDENCKEGTTVMCVELVANRFLRKMVRVLVATVIREAAAGADEDALLNLMEATCRRATAPPAPAEGLCLVDVGYEDFNEQRCFIVD